From the Aquarana catesbeiana isolate 2022-GZ linkage group LG10, ASM4218655v1, whole genome shotgun sequence genome, the window ttgccattcagttctggaggtgccagaactgcgttcccccaagttcctgctgaaaaaaagccctgctttcaactatgtagtgcaaggccctacctgattgcatacaaagtgaaagtgtttaggtttgaccttcatattatctggttttggtaaatctaaaggaaaaaattgtatAGCGTGTATCCAGCTTAGCACTTAATATGTGATCTATCATGCAGCCTTCTGCATGTATATTGGTCACTCGGCTTTTTAGAGCTAAGAAaacgtatacagtatataaaagcaaAAACTTACTGAGAAATGCTCTAGATGTGTCAGCTGGATGAAGCTGGTTTACGTTTGCAGCTACTTCCGCttacaaagaaacaaacaaaagtGACATCGACTCTTCCtcatctttgcttttttttttttttttttaaaccttttgagtatagatctatgcTTGCCCTAGGCATGTTTAAATTCCCCTACTGCTGACTGACTCCCTACCTCTGCTGGCCGCCATCCACTCCAAACAATAACTaagctttaatttaaaaaaaaactgtccaaaggtagtattgaactttcctcctgctggtTTATGGCCACGTCCTTATAATTTTGCATTTGAATACTCATTTTGAAACGTCCAATACTATTGGCtatttagttttatatatatataggatctTGTGTTGACGTTGGATTGATATGAAGATGTCCTTATGTTCCTTCTAAAGCAGATTATGGGGGGGCGCTCTTGGATCCCAAAATGCATTGACTGCTTTCTGAATagtccccctgacttttattgaaATACTGTTGCATCTTGACCTCTTAGCAGTGTGGTGCCTCAATTTCAATTTTTGTTAGTTTAgtcccgtgtttccccgaaaataagcccgggtcttacattaattttggcaacaaaagacacactagggcttattttcggggtaggtcttaccatgtaatgtgctgtcttctctccccctgcctgacaggaatccccagtgtgaactgagttaagatgcttgtaaaatcctataatccactttaTTACAGTAGTACATAATGTACAATgtttgtgtttctgtaatataattgtgccaaatacctttgttaTAGCGCCACTCTGCGCTTCTGTGACCTGCCGGAGCTCACTTCCTCTcatttatattacagaaacacacacattgtacattatatagtactgtaatagagtggattataggattttacaagcattttaaactagggcttattttcggggtagggcttatattgcagccctcctgggaaaataacgctaggtctttttttcagggtaggtcttattttcggggaaacacggtagtaatGTAGAACATTTATAATAAATAGaagtgtaaataccttttttttttgtagtggtcATTTGATCCCACATCTCTGGGTCCTGGGCAGCTGCTACGACTGATGGGAGGAGACTATCACCCCCCTCTAACAATGCCCAGAGCATTGGTGCCGGTGGgttgccatcactgttctaggactTCCGCACCATTGTCGGCTCTCACCGAGCCACTCAGGACTCGGAGCTTACATtggcagtatagtcagtgtttatctggcgctccagaaggcgtaatccttaggggtatagtctgtggctgtaatagctggatggtgatgtatccatagaaagggatattaagggttaaaaaggaaggcagccatccttcagagtttGTCCAGAACTCTgtaagacatgtaaggaaaaatcAAGGGAAGGGGGAGGCGCCgaactgagtgtagtattaaagtggttttaaactctccccgacaactttgtcccatgtaaatcagcataaaaaaccctaatgaacactgcttgtagatatctccttacttgcttagtattgttgtaatcctttttgttctttagaatgacttcactgagcatgcccagatctcctctgatttacggcacactctgtgtacttgtctgtctattatcaggacttcctacggcacaacactgaaatcccacgagactgcataatcactcagagcttcctactacaccccatgtgaccatgtgacatcacatgctgtcagagagcgtacctcggtGGGCAGGGTGCTCGTGGTGGTGTGTGtcagggcgcgtcggcgcgcgcgttcctgcgggTTCCACTGCGCGCGTTCCTTGCAGTGCTGGCATGTGTGTCCCAGGCAGGTCTGTCGTATGTGTGCTGGTGTGCGGGGGCGTGCGCGCGGGCGTGTGTGGGTGCACGCGCCTGTGCATGCCGGTGCGCGCATGTGCACGTCGTTTGGTGCCAAATGGCCCATTTAAGCCGGcttccctctgtgatcagtgctgcctgatcaacagctctgccgtccTTAGTGCCTGACCCTTGTACCTGTATTGATCCTGATATCCTGACGACCTGGCCTTGTTTCCTGAACCTCCcattgaactctgcctgcacctgacctctgcctgtctgactatccgtttgcctgctcctctgtacctcaactgcttgcctgttgccgaacccagcctgtctcctgaccatcctgctcagtcttgcCTGTGCTCCAGCCAGCACCAGCCGTCTTAGCCTGCTCTTCCATCTGCATCTGGACTCCTGcaaacaggctctcataccactccgcactcctgtgcctcctgtttacctggccaggggccgcgagtcggacgcgtaagggagcctaccttctgcccaagcggactcaccggtctggtaagtaggagcctgacacatgcagtgtaaacttgggcatcggacagcattactgcagccttatcagctgaagctgataagactgacacaggcaaacactagttaatcggcacaagtaaatactataggATAAAACAattcagctatgagcagggaaacagggttgccatagaaacgctggattgagaaggaggcttggttaacagtacaggaagtgctcaatgtaagggcggaaatacactctactgtggactaagaaaacaatacttaagatggagctgcctaacccctggaaacaagttttttaaagtttctttaaacagtaagtaatatgcgatttgggatggattacagtggctatagtttgataattacttattataatggactaaatgaaaagcagcatcagagtgggagagtttacttcctctttaaaatgatgactttaataggataagattaaaaacacttacaagatgatagaagatgcatgctcgtcaaagtaaagtgcattCCTGGCATTCCaaatggctctgtgggtcccactgctgttcttctatcatcttgtaagtgtttttaatcttatcctattaaagtcatcattttaatactacactcaggtcggcgcctccccctccctgttttttctgaGCTTACATTGGGATAGGCAAGTAGACAGCCACTTCTTTTGAAGAAGGCGAGTTGCTACATATTGGTAACCCAGGAAAGGAGTTGCTTTAAATCTAAAGATATCAAGGTTGATCACTAGTGGGAGCTCTCCATATCTCCTTCCCATGTCTTTCTCTGCATAAAATATCAGCTGCATGGGGTGTGTATTGTCTTCAGTCGGTCGGACTACTCATAGGCAAGCCATAGATGTTGCAATTTTCTTTCCAGCATCCACGGGTCACAGAAAAGAAAACCACTCGCTTCCCCTATCAACatagtcaatgttgatgggggggggattcctcctgcagcactattgtattctgccagtgggtaGCCTTCCCTGCTGGcggaacacaatgattactgctggcaGGTATAGcagtaatcacatgcaaaaaatccaagatgctggttgtactgaagtcgattgatggatcgacttcagtacaaccagcctgcccattaatggatTGAATCTCGGCTGTCGAAGAAACTGAGATTCAATTCATTTAATGATAGTCTATAGTTGTGCATTGTGataggagcagtaaagcacaaacattatgtagcactgcaaagcaggaagcagGGACTGCATAGCTAATAAGCAAATATGGCTGCTTCCATGTACATATATAATTCTAAATTACTCAAAAAAACAAAAGGTTTTTTCCTATGATGAATGCATTTTGATAAGATTACCGGAATCAAGCATatttatgtttttccttttttctttcttcttttttctttctttttttttttctttttttttctttcttcctttttcttttgcttttttacatgtgtattaaaaaaaaaaacggaaaatactTTACTTTCCCTTGAAGGAGTCAGCTACAACGTTGCTTTTTTCTTTGAATAGTTGGTTCACAGTATAACCAGATAAAACACGTAGAATAGAGCGCCTTCCTTCAGCCTCATGGCCCTTCATCTGCAGTAAACTTACCTGATGAGACTTGTGTCTGCATAATTCAGTGTTTGTGTGCTAGACTGGCCATACATGCATAGATACAAAGATTTCTTAAATGCAtacatttcttttgttcagcctacagattgaatggaagaaagcaaacagattcctccatcttcGCTAAGGAGCAAGGATATATAACCCCCCCCCGTTGGCTGCCATCCGACGCTATCAGAATGCCTGAACATTAAGAACAATAGGATGTGATTAGATGTAAGCACCATTTGGCTGAGGATTTCCCACTCTGCTCCTTGGAGAAAAGTCAACTGATGCCAACAAAGacacccatggctcaaattttaACCTTAATATGTAAAATGTAGGGAGAGTTAGTGATAACTAAATAAGCTAGCTATATAAAATGTGAATCATATACAgtactttttaaatatatatatatatataaaaactaaaatTCATAAAGTAtgaatatatagtgccttgaaaaagtatttataccccttgaaattttccacattttgtcatgatacattgtgtataaatcatgtataataataataataataataataataatacaaccaaaaatgtaaatgtattttattgggattttatgtgatagaccaacacaaagtggcacataattgtgaagtggaaggaaaatgataaatggacttcctttttttttttttacaaataaaaatgtgaaaagtgtgggggtacatttgtatggcgcccccccccccccagtcaatactttgtagaacctcctttcactgcaattacagctgcaagtctttttggggatgtctctaccagctttgcacatctagagagggacatttttgcccattcttctttgcaaaatatctcaagattggatggagagcgtctgtgaacagtaattttcaagtcttgccacagattctcaattagatttaggtctggattgtgaatatgctttgatctaaaccattccattgtagctctggctgtatgtttcgggtcattgtcctgctggaaggtgaacttccgccccagtctcaagtcttttgcagactctaacaggttttcttctaatgccgcggacacacgagcggaatgtccgtcaggaaaagtccgacggaatcttttcatcgtataatccgatcgtgtgtaggcctcatcagaccttattttcgaaaattctgacggacctagaaatggaacatgttccaaatatttcaaaccaattcctatcgggaaaaccgctcgtctgtatgctgttccgatggaccaaaaacgacgcatgcgctgaagcaagtacgagacggaagctattggctactggctattgaacttcctttttctagtcccgttgtaagtgttgtacgtcacctcgttctggtcagtcggactttggtgtgatcgtgtgtacgcaagacaattTCAGCGgcattccgtcagaactccgttgaTTAAACCATCAgagtttttttctgacggaaaaactggttgtgtgtacgtggcattagattgccctgtatttggctccatccatcttcccatcaactctgaccagattccctgtccctgctgaagaaaagcatccccaccacatgatgctgtcgacaccatgtttcacagtggggatggtgtgctcagggtgatgtgcagtgttcgtttttcgccacacatagcgtacAGCATACagtgccatcattggtgtctgtgggaggaatagtgtcccattgttggtgtcagtggaaggaatattgccctgtcattgatgtctgtgggaggaatagttcactatcattggtgtcagtgggaggaatagtgccccatcattggtattagcggaaggaatagtgccccatcattggtgtcagtgggaggaaacgtgccccatcattggtatcagtgggagaaatagtgtcccaacattgctgtcagtgggaagaagggtgtcccattattgttgtcagtgggaggaatgatgttcCATCAATGGAATCGgtagaagaaatagtgtcccatcataggtgtcattgggaggagtagtgcccgaTCATTGGCGTTAGCGGAGAAtaatgccctgtcattggtgtcagtgggaggaatagtgccccatcattggtgtcagtggaagaatagtgccccatcaatggtatcaataggaggaatagtgccccgtctttagtgtcagtggaaggaatagtacctcaagggcctgataatggcaagcaaagggcctcatccGGCCCGCAGGcaacaatttggagaccactgatatagtGCCTGCTCATGAAAGCTGTAAATCCCAGTCTGTTGTTCAGTGATATTGGGTTTCTTCATAGGTTCTTCATAGGAAGAGGAGTTGTAACTAGGCCTAAGGTCCCAAAGAGCCCTGCTGGTACTCATGTGGCATcaaccgtccctgctgctgctattGCTGCAAAGTCTGAACGTTAGCTCACACTTATGTTGTTGTTGAAGTGAACTTGTTAAGGTTCAATTAATAGCCCCCATTCCTTCTGCTAATTCCTACCTTCCACACACTACGCTGCTGTACAGAACATCTGCAGGAACCCATTACTAATCTAACTATGGCTACAGCCTTCCTAATGATTTTTAGACATATGGTATATTTCAATAGATCAGTGTAATGTACGTCATCCTATCAGTGTGTGCTGATGTGTAACATTTCTTGGTTCTATGTATAGTGTGTATGTAAAAGGAGGCATCCACAATACTAATGGCAGATCATGTGATCTTTTATTCCTAGACATAAGGCCAAATGAGGGAACTCAGGAGATGTATTTTCTACACATGGCAAAGAGTACTCTTTTACACAAAAGTGACCTTTGAATTTAAATATAAGGTCTACTTTAAATTTTTAACTCAGTttaacgtttttttattttttgttttttattctttttataaaacatttttcaCAAGTACACAGACAAACAGCACATTACAGAGCACTATCATGTGCGTGATGACGTCATTGCACGTGGACGCATGGCGGACATTTTGCTCATAATGTTAAAAATGCAGGGTGACCAAACAATTGGAtgccattttctttcctttcatcaCCATGGACCTTATATATTTGTTTGTCTCATTTTTACTTTATTGATTTGGTGCACTATTTGGTACTCCTGATGAAGCTTATTtagtgagcgaaacatgtagagttaaGTTATTTTTGCACCTTATTTTTTCACCTTTATTTTGAGGTGTCACATTTGTCATATGGTTTACTAGGATAGTAAACATGAAGTTTACAAGAAATTTATGAGAGCTTTTTTTGCCTGAGACCAACAAGTGGCTTGGTTGCAAGACACCATACCACGGTAATTGGCCAGTCAAATTGCCTTTTGAAAAATAATGTATAGCGCTCAAATAAATGACCATTAAAATGGAAATAACCTGAAAAGGTAATCGATGCATAAACGAGTAATGTAAATACTCTGCACATACAATAAACGTGAAACAATCAATCCGCTACAGTGAAGTAttataacataaaaataataatactggtTGTGCTAGTGAAACACAATGGAATGTAGAACATAGTCCATATAGTCACTGCATATAAAATGGAAAGAATTCTTCTAGCCACGTATCAAGATAGGTAGGCTGGTATATGGTCCCGGTAAACAAGTGGGCATGCCTATGGACACTtccaaggaataaggtaagtaagatagggtactcttaccagctgagatggacacacataccatacggcagtgAGTCAAAAGGGCTTGTAGTCCTCCTAGGACTGTCACACTGGATATGCTGGTCAGTGTGTGACTCCAAACCACAGGACTGGAAGAAACCGTCAACCGACAGCCAGAGGAATTCAGAACTCGTCCACGTGATAATGGTAGAATAATCAGGAATATCAAAATgtaaaaaggagaagaaaagaaaaaaggtgctccatatggtgcaggtcaaccaaatATGGTTTATTGGTCATAAAAGATAGacaattaaaagtgatcacaaaattgGTAAAACATGTATAAAAGCAATGTGAGAGGCAAAAATGAGCAGGTTCGACGCGTTTCGACACAagtggtcttcaactggggcatcatcATTGATTTTGTTTCACATTTATTGTATGTACAGAGTATTTACATTACTCGTTTATGCATTGATTACCTTTTCAGGTTATTTCCATTTTAATGGTCATTTATTTGAGCGCTACACATTATTTTTCACATGTCACTTTGAACTTTGCttgtttgagtgttagctgctttctaattttacaattttacatttgcacattgtttgttttttggtttagcgcagtattttcccTCCTTTTTTCACAGTCAAATTGCCTAGTTGTTTACAATGGAGATATGAgagttattatatattgttttgtcTAAGACCAACAAGTGGCTTGAATGCAAGACACCAAACCACAGTAATTGGCCAATCAAATTGTCTTAGAGAGGGAGGTTTCCTTTGTAGATAGTGATCATCTACCTGACATTCCAGGTTGGAAAAGAGTAACAGATTAGGACAAATGTTAAGCTAATCTGTGTATCCTCCCATCTTTTTGTTCTCCTATTTAACTAGGGCATATGCTTTCCTTCCTATAGGTAAATACACATGCACCTATTTGCTTTTTCTTTCGTTTCATGACATATTTCCCACTTAACAAAGGTGAAATTTTTCTCTCTCTTGTTGGCCACTGGTGTGTGGGCAGGCACACCCAGTTTCCAGCTTTGTCAGTGTAAATACTTGCCAGTTTTATAGAGTCTGTACATCATAGCAGGCAATTTGTTCAGTAGTAATCCATGAacatttaggccactttcacaccgaggcactttacagacgttttagcgctaaaaatagcgcctgcaaagcgcctgtaaagctcctgtcactccagtgtgaaagcccgagtgctaaAATCTCGTAATAATAACAAAGACCAATGAAACCTACTAAAATGAAAACTTCTTCTCACACCCTCTGGAAAGATAGGTGGCCCTATAGAACCGTATCATGGAGTTTACTAGGCCTTTCCAGAAGGACCACGTGGGGCGGTGGGTTTCTTCAAGTGTAAAATAATAGCCTTAATAGTATAAAACAATAATATGTTGAGTAGTGTTCTATGGGCACTGGTCGGAACCATCTCCTCTACAAGGCTGAGTAGACATACAGAAACTGTCATTGGAACGGGGGGAGGCCAAGACCTCTGCATTTCGTGACTTCCTGACTTCCATCCAAAAGCCATGAATCAACTAGCTGTGCCAGAAAACATGGTCAAAATTGGCAGGGGAAAGTACACATCTCCAGCACTCCGCAGAGCAAAATGAATATATCCCTCCCAATCGGGCTGGGGTAAAATAAAACCTGTGAGCGAATTTGAAGACACAGTTTAAATTTTAAATTTGATTATAAGATGCAGGGGCTGAGTGAAGGTGTGTAAGTGTTGTATGGGGTCACCCATATCATAGATGGTCAACTGCCCCACTTTATAATCAAATTCCATTTTTATTCTCTCAGAAGGATTGTGGATTATCTTTTTTTCTCACTGTTTTTAATTACTAAAAATCTAGAATACATACACCGTAATCACCAGCCAACGTCATCATAGTCATTTTCGAAGTCATCATTGAAGTTATTTTCGAAGTCATCATTGAAGTTATTTTCAAAGTCATCATTGAAGTTATTTTCAATGTCATCATGAATGTCATTATGAACGTCATTATCAGTGTCATTATGAACGTCATTACCCATGTCATTATCAACGATATTATCCACGTCATTATTAATGTCATTATCGACGTCATTATCCACATCATTATCCACGTCCTTATCGATGTCGTTATCGATGTCGTTATCAATGTCATTATCCACATCATTATCCACGTCATTATCCACGTCATTATCCACGTCATTATCCACGTCCTTATCAATGTCGTTATCAATGTCGTTATCAACATCATTATCCACGTCATTATCCATGTCATTATCAATGTCCTTATCCATGTCATTATCAACGTCATTATCCATGTCATTATCAATGTCATTATCCATGTCATTATCAATGGCATCATAGATGAGCAAACAGTTACTAGCTTTGTTTACACCAGGTAACATTTTTTGGGTAGTGATCCTATTGCCAAAAATGAGTGGAATGTTTTGAGATTTAGCTGCAAAAAGTGGAATGTTTTGAGGTTCCACTGCAATGAGTGGAATGTTTTGAGGGTCAGCTGCAATGAGTTGAATGTTTTGAGGTTCAGCTGCAATGAGTTGAATGTTTTGAGGTTCAGCTGCAATGAGTTGAATGTTTTGAGGTTCCGCTGCAACCGGTGTAACTTTTGGAGGTTCAGCTGCAACAAGTGGATCATTTTGAGACTCAGCTGGGATGAGTAAGACGTTTTGAGGTTTAGTTGTGATTGCCCTAATTTGAGTTTTTGATGGGGTGTGTGATTGAACAGGGGCATTTGGTTCATGTATAAAGATCGGCACTTGTATCGGAGGCTCATTGgaaacactactactactactacttcctATGTGTATATTATCATCAGCTGCAGAGAGTGAAACTTTCGGAACATCCTTCATGTGGACATCTTTTCCAGCTCCCACCACAATGTTTGATAGCCCAGAATGCAAAGTCTCTAAGATCACATCCTCCTCCAGATTACCTGCTTTATGGATAATTTCTCTACCCATCTCTGTGTCCAAATTATACTCATCCGCTGAGACACAAAGCAACAGTTCTGCAGTCTGTAAGGCAGATATTGGGTTGGTATTTCTACTCAGCTCCTCAATTTGAGTGATCTTCTTTTCTCTTTCAGACTTTTCGTATTCCAGTTGCTGGATATCATTGGAGACTGAGAGGGAAATCTGTTTTTGTTGCCTGGAGACCTCAGTCAGTACTCTCATCTCTAGATCTTCTTGTTTTTTCCTGATGTCTTTCATTATGGCATTGACTTTCTCAACTACACCATTTGCCTCATTATCTATCTTCCTCTGGTGATTCTGCAGACTCTGGAGCATTGcttcagttttcatttttttagagGACAATTTCTCCAGAATCGGGTTTAGATTTTTTATCTGTTGCTGCAAATACTCACTTATAGTGTTCACTTTGTGCCCATTGTGGTCTGAGGTCATGCAGTGAGTACAGATACACGTACCATCATCGATGCAGTAATACTCCAGAATCGTCTTGTGGACGGGACACTTTCTGCCCTCCAGGGAGGTGTTGGGATCGGTGAggacgtgttctggtg encodes:
- the LOC141110370 gene encoding uncharacterized protein, which gives rise to MAAAELKLEVTCSICMNIFTDPATLICGHSFCQVCITRTFDNQHDREYFCPECMKDFRRRPELQKNPRLSNIANLLYSVEPKRDKPEKVCSSCIDLSVPAVTLCLHCEAFLCDVHQQEHSKSPEHVLTDPNTSLEGRKCPVHKTILEYYCIDDGTCICTHCMTSDHNGHKVNTISEYLQQQIKNLNPILEKLSSKKMKTEAMLQSLQNHQRKIDNEANGVVEKVNAIMKDIRKKQEDLEMRVLTEVSRQQKQISLSVSNDIQQLEYEKSEREKKITQIEELSRNTNPISALQTAELLLCVSADEYNLDTEMGREIIHKAGNLEEDVILETLHSGLSNIVVGAGKDVHMKDVPKVSLSAADDNIHIGSSSSSSVSNEPPIQVPIFIHEPNAPVQSHTPSKTQIRAITTKPQNVLLIPAESQNDPLVAAEPPKVTPVAAEPQNIQLIAAEPQNIQLIAAEPQNIQLIAADPQNIPLIAVEPQNIPLFAAKSQNIPLIFGNRITTQKMLPGVNKASNCLLIYDAIDNDMDNDIDNDMDNDVDNDMDKDIDNDMDNDVDNDVDNDIDNDIDKDVDNDVDNDVDNDVDNDVDNDIDNDIDNDIDKDVDNDVDNDVDNDINNDVDNIVDNDMGNDVHNDTDNDVHNDIHDDIENNFNDDFENNFNDDFENNFNDDFENDYDDVGW